gataacttttaaatttttgtagcaaacccgctgcactcccgagtagcttcgcgatacaaactaacggctattttgactactctcCCGCTGTCCACAACGTACACCCATCCGAACAACACGCATTTTTTGTGCGCTCGGGtctcagggacccgaccaggcacgcggcgtaacttttaatctttaagctattatttttgatttgtctctttaatttatattgggtggtaaattatttatggaaaaaatattgatgcagttataatgactgggcgattaataaatgatgaaattcgccaagctttagagagaaattttgaagaaaatgaagatcaggatgtagtttttgatgaaagtgaagaTGAGTCAGATACATTTCAGATCACAATTCTGATGTTGACAAGGAAGAAGTAAAAGTCTATAACGAACCAAATAACAGGGATATCATATATACAACCAAacaaaagtgatttatatgtcccagccattaagtaattttggtcacagatcaatatataaagtccttgattattatttctggattctcaacactactggcataaacgcaaaagttattcatatgttaaacaattcggATACTAGaaggaattttataaaaaaatgggcatACTGCTCTACATCAGACTGAACGACGTAATAGTTGTAAGATGCAAAATCTTATCTTACTCTACGTAAgagaatcagctctcatttagggAAACCCTCAGAGCCACCACCCAAAAAACATAATGCTGGTACAAAAAAAGCTTTGTTATGTATGTCCTAACCAAAAAGATCACAAGTAAATACATCTATGTGTCTTGCACAAGTCATATTTGCTTGGAACACGCAATTTTTGATtgtgaaaattgtcacataaatacagattagttacaagcaatacctttgttacttttatatcaaaatataaaagtttgtaagttgattaattactgccttaaattaatgtaaagtttgaTTGTTGAcctcaattaaaaaatttaatattgtcgatttaaacataagtgtttatttttattacgtaaaattagagactttttaatttttttaatataactttgtagaagaactttagtttaattttatttttcattcatatagctaaacagctctaaaataaatataaacacattatttggcgttctgactaataaaataagtaaaaaacaaacattttgttaccgggtcccacagacccaccaggcacgccatgtaagttttacccaccaggcacccgaagggttaattGTTATCAATGTAACaaactactttttaaattgactaTTACTAATGAAATACACTTTCGGCCCTTAATACTCCGTTGCTATTTTCAGGCTGTTAAGAGTAAAACCGAAACTGTGACTGAAGAAATGCTTGATGAAGATTTGAAAGAAGATGAACTTAGTGATGGTGAAGAGCCTCCAGTTGTAGCTGATGTGGAACAGGAGGAAGCACAACCAACCAACGTATCTAACAAGTTTGTTATTTCTTGttcataatgtaaaaaatatatatttgaagattttatgcataaatttaattatgttttttttcagGTATGCGCTTGATGcatttttgaatgaattacCAAACTGTATTAATCGAGAATTAATAGACAATGCTGCTGTGGATTTTGTTTTGAATctcaacacaaaaaataatagaaaaaaattaactagGGTTTTGTTCAGTGTAGCTAGAACAAGATTAGATCTACTGCCATTTTATTCACGATTTGCAGCTATATTATATCCAGTTCTGCCTGATGTGTGTGTAGATCTTTGCCAAATGTTAAAACAAGATTTTAGGTATCACGTGAGAAAGAaagatcaaataaatattgaatcaaAGGTCAGTTACGAATTGAAATTACTAATAAAAGTTGCCTCTTTTACTAATTTCTtctataatatcaaattatacacTTAATCCAACTAATAAGGAAAAAGATTTCGTTTATAACAAGATATTTGCAACTACATTTATGGATCTTCAAAAGTAACACCTTATTAAATGGATAGATacttaagttttaatttattttcagattAAAGTGGTTAGATTTATAGGTGAACTCGTAAAATTTGGACTGTATTCAAAAATTGAAGCATTGTACTGTCTAAAAGTTTTACTACATGATTTCAAGCATCATCATATTGAAATGGCATGTAATTTGTTGGAAACATGTGGTAGATACTTGTATTGTAACCCTGATACACATCAAAGGACCATGATATACTTACAACAAATGATGAGAAAAAAGGTAAATAGACTGTGaccataaaaatatctaaaaatcacatcacatgcataatatatttatatcacaaaATGTTTCTAGATTGTTTCAGCTTTAGACTCACGTTATGTTACGCAAATagaaaatgcattttattatgtttgccCTCCTGAAGCACCTGCACAACCTAAAGAAGAAGAGCCCCCTATGCAtcaatttattagaaaaattcTTCATGAAGATTTACAAAAGAGcaatgaagaaaaaatattaagactTATGCGAAAATTAAACTGGGATGATCCTGAAGTTTCATCTATAGCAATACAGCATTTAGCTGGTGGATGGAGGGTAAGGGCAAGTGCTAGAAGAGCATTAGCTCGTTTAACTGCTGAATTAGCTGCATGGCAAGAAGCTGTAGCACCTGCCGTGGTTGATACAATACTAGAAGAAATTCGAGTGACAATGGAGGATCCTCACCCCAGATACAATCAAAGAAGAATTGCTACTGTCAGATACCTTGGAGAGCTGTATAACTACAAATTGTTAGATTCGCGAGATGTTTTTACTGTTCTATACTCCTTTATTACATTTGGTGTAAGCAATGACCATAGCACTATATCTTCATTAGACCCTTCAGATAATGTGTTCAGAATAAGGCTAGTCTGTGCTCTGTTGGAAACTTGTGGTGCATATTTCAACAGTGGATCAAGCAAGAAAAGACTAGATTACTTTTTAGTATTTTTCCAAAACTATTATTGGTTTAAATGTTCTGATCCTTATTGGACTGAGGAGAACAAATTTCCTAtatatgtcaaatatatataccaAGAATGTCTGACCAGCCTGAGGCCCAAATTAACTTTGTTTTCTGATTGGCAACAATGCAAAGATGCAATAGAAGAAATTAGATTGACATTGTATCCAGAATTAGGTGAAGAGGAGCAATGTGATAATGATGATCAAGGAGAAGACAGTGTTGCTGATGgcttaaatactattatagagACAGATGATGAAACTGATAACCCGACAATGCACGAAGAAAGTTCTGATGAAGACCCTGTTACAGAAAACACCGGTAACGATGATAATGACGTTCAACCTGATGAAATGGCTATTGAGCCACGACGACCTACGCCTAAACCTGTAAGTTCAATAATTAGTGTTAATTGAATGAGTTAgttactgaaaataaataacaatgttttgtttttaatttaggttGAGGATGTGGAATTTGAATCTGCATTTGAAAAGATGGTAATGGAAAATATTGCCGAAAGACAACGTGAGAGTAGACCACAACAAAGAGATATTGCAGTGCCAATGACGTGTCGACAAACGACTAAAAAGACGTACGAACAATTGTTGGTATGTTACTAGTCTTCTTTATTGATTCGTTTagtagtttatataaaaatacaatgagTACCTTAGTGTATGATGAACCTTGA
The nucleotide sequence above comes from Vanessa cardui chromosome 7, ilVanCard2.1, whole genome shotgun sequence. Encoded proteins:
- the LOC124531015 gene encoding regulator of nonsense transcripts 2, whose product is MTSQEKQVDNNEDPPADNTTPEDTEENDKLALSEYVSNLESRIKQKSELRNQNLNCVRPPDNYFSKLDSGLKKNTTFVKKLKTFSATQVDILLKDLGALNLTKYISEVAAAIAEAKLKMSDIPAAINLCSVVHQTYAEFSTFFFENWQKILTFKATDKIMNSSKLRVDLRFYAELIAVGIFTNKMGLPLLGNVLTVLINMDKEDHNNIPILLSFCKHCGEDYAGLIPKKIKDIGEKYNLPIPRNTFLPAEKQTAVRSLLKDYFLSLTKHLLAERSQLQALHAANQRTLHTRGELSQERKDQLEQHQATYDKLLTGAQNFAEVLGEELGEAGEPPTLSLIVIETQGTVTIGGNEEIIMQAGTDPWQDEDTRTFYTSLPDLKVFMPNYQMKEAVKSKTETVTEEMLDEDLKEDELSDGEEPPVVADVEQEEAQPTNVSNKYALDAFLNELPNCINRELIDNAAVDFVLNLNTKNNRKKLTRVLFSVARTRLDLLPFYSRFAAILYPVLPDVCVDLCQMLKQDFRYHVRKKDQINIESKIKVVRFIGELVKFGLYSKIEALYCLKVLLHDFKHHHIEMACNLLETCGRYLYCNPDTHQRTMIYLQQMMRKKIVSALDSRYVTQIENAFYYVCPPEAPAQPKEEEPPMHQFIRKILHEDLQKSNEEKILRLMRKLNWDDPEVSSIAIQHLAGGWRVRASARRALARLTAELAAWQEAVAPAVVDTILEEIRVTMEDPHPRYNQRRIATVRYLGELYNYKLLDSRDVFTVLYSFITFGVSNDHSTISSLDPSDNVFRIRLVCALLETCGAYFNSGSSKKRLDYFLVFFQNYYWFKCSDPYWTEENKFPIYVKYIYQECLTSLRPKLTLFSDWQQCKDAIEEIRLTLYPELGEEEQCDNDDQGEDSVADGLNTIIETDDETDNPTMHEESSDEDPVTENTGNDDNDVQPDEMAIEPRRPTPKPVEDVEFESAFEKMVMENIAERQRESRPQQRDIAVPMTCRQTTKKTYEQLLQGKEGVEFVLMVRKGTKPQYKSFNAPPELASNLQQQALADKQEMERVKRLTLNISERQEEEEYSAESGGGSGGSGNPNRGQHVRQKYQHPKGAPDADLIFGPKKFK